The genomic region TACAACCAGAGAATTAGAATGTGGGTGGGAGGAAAACTTAATGAAAATTGGTCAAAATTTTTAGTGGATATAAAAACTGAAAATACATTTGAATCCACTCAAAAGATCCATTTTTCAGATGCAGATACTACCATTTTTGCAATGATAGACACTGTAAAGCAGATGCCTTCTGTAAAAGCAACATCTAAGGTAATCGATATGGTGGCTACAGGATATTACAGAATGGGAGGGTTCGATTTTGGTTCCTTATTAGCATTATATGCTCAGAACAACATAGAAGATCATCATATTCAAATAGGAGGAACAACCAATACCCAATGGTTTAAAAACTTTGTAGCAGGTGGGTATCTTGCATATGGAACAAAAGATGAAGAATGGAAATGGGGTATCTCTGGAAAATATGTTTTCAATGAAGAAAAATGGACTTATTTATATGCCCGAGCACAACATTCACTACAACGTTTAGGGGCAGGAATTACTTACCCTGGGCAACCTCCTTATCTATGGTTTCAGCAATTATGGGGCAATTATAGTTACCCTTATTACTTAGATGAATATAAAATTATAGGTAGTTCTTATATTGCAGAAGGGATACAATTAAGAGGACAGTTTACTTATAAAGATGAAAATTACTTTACAGGGTCTACTACAGATTCTTTAATCTTTGATCATATAAGAACTGCTGAAGTTGGAGGTTCAATTATCTTTGATTTTGGTAAACGTTATGTTACGAGTAGACATCTGAACAGATATGTTGCTGCAAACGGAAAGTATCCCACAATTACTTTATCTTATAATAGAGGTCTTCCTGATGTGTTGAATGTAACAGACAGTTATCATAAGGTGACTGCAAGTATGCAACATAGGTTTAAAATTGGGGCAATAGGACGAATGGATTATGTAGTGTCAGGAGGTTGGACACCTTCGACTGTACCCTTTCCATTATTGTTTGTTCATCGAGGAAATAATTTAAGGTATATCTATGACGGAAGTGCTTATAACCTAATGGATTTTGGTGAGTTTATGTCAGATAAATACGCTAGTTTAAGAGTATTTCATCATTTTGAAGGATTGTTTATGAATAGAATTCCAATGGTGAAAAAATGGAATGTGAAAACCTTTGTGGTAGGTAACTTATTGTGGGGAGGAGTATCTGATGAAAATCTAGAAAGAAATGTAAACCCGTGGGATGAAAATACCTCTTCTTTCGGAAGTTTAGATCCAAGTACACCATATGTAGAAGTTGGTGGAGGGATTGAAAATATATTTAGAATGGTAAAAGTTATGTTTATATACAGAGCGACATACCAAACAAATGAAAGTAGAAAGTATGGTGTTATGTTTGCGTTAACACCCGAGTTTTAGAATTGAAAATCAATTACATCTAATCAAAAAAATGTAACTTGATATATAATTACTAAAAACTAATTATAAATACTGATGCTATTTAAAAAACAACTTTCTCTCTTGTCAAAATCTGTAATCATTTACAGCGTTTTTAATCTAATACTCTTTGCATGTCAAAAAGATGTTGAGACCAGTACTTGTGTTGATGGAATGGATGAATACATTGTCTCGATTGATGATATAAAGTTAACTGTTGGTCAGCTTCAATTAGATGAAAATGAAGAGTATGCATTTACTGTAAATGAGGATGCCAATGCTGTAGAAATAGCACTAAACTTTAGTTCAGTTTTATCAGAAGTGAATGTCTTTAACTACACATATTCCTATATTAATTCAGCAATTGCTTCTCCAGGTCCAAGATTTATTAATGAACAACAAATTGAAGATATTATCATCAGTTCAACAGACGGAAATGATTTAACCAATGAATTTGTAGTTCAATCTGATTATAACCCTGAAAGAGTAAATATCGCTGAAAGTCTTGTCTCAGAATATACACATTTCTATTTAGAAGGTGATCATGAAAGGTACTTTTACTTTATTCCTAATGAAGGTGTTTCTTTAGAAGGAGTGAAGTTTTCAATAGAACTCAGTGATGGGACATTCTATAAGTTTGATATTTAAAATCTAAACAAAGCTACCTTAAGATCGTTATCTTCTTAGAATCATAAAAGCTCTCAATAATGATCAACTTACAACGACTGAATATGGATAACTCTTGGTTTCTTGAGTTTGATGGGCTACGCATTTTAGTGGACCCATGGCTCGAAGGTACTGAGGTTGATTTTTTTACATGGTTTAATACACAGTGGCATAGAACTGCGCCAGTTCCCTACAATGAATTACCTGCCTTTGATGTTGTCTTGATAACTCAGAAATATCCTGACCATTTTCATCATCAAACATTAGAAAAGCTACAACCTAAGTTGGTAATCGGACCAGATAGTATTCAGAAAGATCTAATGAAACTGCTACCTAATACGGAGTTTCATGCATTAAACAAAAAACAGACAAAAGTAAATGTCAAGGGAATTGATGTCCATTTCTTGCCTACAAGAAGGTGGATAGATCCTATATACGATGCAATAGTCTTAAGCAATGGCAATGAAAGTGTTTACTTTATGACGCATGGTTTTACATTGGACCAAGCGCATCAAGAGCAGTTGAAAGAAGTAGGAGATTGTTCATTATTAGTAACACCTTTTAATCTATACAAGTTACCTTTTTTCTTAGGAGGTGTAGTATCTCCAGGTATAAAAGGGGTCGAACATCTTTGTGAAACTATTCAACCTAAAGTTGTTGTTCCAACGCACGATGAAGACAAGTATGCTAAAGGCATAGTATCTAAATTTGCTAAAATTAAAAGAGCAACACCAAAAGAACTTAACAAATACACTTGGTTGAAAGACAGGTATCAAGCATTTTCTGACTATAAATTATCATCTATCTCATGAAACAAAAACAAAAAGATTTATTAGAAGTAACATTAATTTATTTAATAATAGGATTTGCGGGATTCTATACATATTTAGAGATAGATGTACGAGATACCGTATTTCGATTATTAGTATCAGACCTTGTGATGACAGTAATTTGCTATATTTTTTCAGTGTTCAAAAAGAATAGTAGCACTTATGATGCTTATTGGTCTGTGATACCTTTTTATATGTTGATATTCTATTTCTATGATTTTTCGGGAGCATCTTGGGGTATACCACAATGGATTTGTGCTTTTGTAATTAGTGCGTGGTCATGGAGATTGACATTAAGTTGGGCAAGAGGGTGGCCCGGTTGGAATCATGAAGATTTCAGATATGTCAATTTTAGAAATCAGTTTGGAAAGTTTTTTCAACCTATTAATTTTCTAGCGATTCATTTATATCCAACGTTAATAGTTTTTGCAAGTATGTGGGGAGTACTGTATGTATATAATGGAGCCACTTTAACAATACCGTATTTATTTTACCTTGGAGCTTTAACTTCTTTAATAGGAACTGGTTTTGAATATTTCGCAGATAATGAATTAGATAAATTTAGAAAGAGAGAAAACCCTAAAAAGGAAGATAT from Flammeovirga agarivorans harbors:
- a CDS encoding DUF5686 family protein, encoding MKNSLITVVLLIITISGLAQNTSTFRGKVIEDKSLRPVGFVNINLVNNADGTSTDALGRFSISVNQQDIIELSCLGYSNMKINLDTVDLNTEVLIKLSKSVTELEEVVIGRKGYENPAWEIIRLAMANADDHNFKKAKDLNYQSKILTHIYIADLDSNNLEQRLVNKAMDRMEAISKLETDDKGMPIIPIYASHSEQDIHYNGLSEDRDITSYKESFLGPDFEDQFKQGLDTEKTTINFYQHWLRFLNYDFVSPLNPTFKNYFDFELVTYEKVDEDWCYRINYIPRRANDMTFGGTVWITDDVKSFAVKKITANISRESPINFIDSITVDQKLAPLDTSKVWAPYNQRIRMWVGGKLNENWSKFLVDIKTENTFESTQKIHFSDADTTIFAMIDTVKQMPSVKATSKVIDMVATGYYRMGGFDFGSLLALYAQNNIEDHHIQIGGTTNTQWFKNFVAGGYLAYGTKDEEWKWGISGKYVFNEEKWTYLYARAQHSLQRLGAGITYPGQPPYLWFQQLWGNYSYPYYLDEYKIIGSSYIAEGIQLRGQFTYKDENYFTGSTTDSLIFDHIRTAEVGGSIIFDFGKRYVTSRHLNRYVAANGKYPTITLSYNRGLPDVLNVTDSYHKVTASMQHRFKIGAIGRMDYVVSGGWTPSTVPFPLLFVHRGNNLRYIYDGSAYNLMDFGEFMSDKYASLRVFHHFEGLFMNRIPMVKKWNVKTFVVGNLLWGGVSDENLERNVNPWDENTSSFGSLDPSTPYVEVGGGIENIFRMVKVMFIYRATYQTNESRKYGVMFALTPEF
- a CDS encoding MBL fold metallo-hydrolase, which encodes MINLQRLNMDNSWFLEFDGLRILVDPWLEGTEVDFFTWFNTQWHRTAPVPYNELPAFDVVLITQKYPDHFHHQTLEKLQPKLVIGPDSIQKDLMKLLPNTEFHALNKKQTKVNVKGIDVHFLPTRRWIDPIYDAIVLSNGNESVYFMTHGFTLDQAHQEQLKEVGDCSLLVTPFNLYKLPFFLGGVVSPGIKGVEHLCETIQPKVVVPTHDEDKYAKGIVSKFAKIKRATPKELNKYTWLKDRYQAFSDYKLSSIS
- a CDS encoding DUF1295 domain-containing protein, with product MKQKQKDLLEVTLIYLIIGFAGFYTYLEIDVRDTVFRLLVSDLVMTVICYIFSVFKKNSSTYDAYWSVIPFYMLIFYFYDFSGASWGIPQWICAFVISAWSWRLTLSWARGWPGWNHEDFRYVNFRNQFGKFFQPINFLAIHLYPTLIVFASMWGVLYVYNGATLTIPYLFYLGALTSLIGTGFEYFADNELDKFRKRENPKKEDILKTGIWAKSRNPNYLGEMMFWFGVAMMGVSFSAPWYTTLGSIGMWAMFMFASIPLKDKQMMKNRPEAFIEYKKEVSRVLPF